The genomic window TCCAGTAGGGGGCGCAGGTCGAAAGCGGAGCGCTCGATCGATTCGGCCCGCGCCAGTGCGAGCAGTGTGGTGACGGTCCTCTCCATGGCTGTCAGTGTCGACCAGAGTTCTTTTTTTTCACTGTCCTGTAGTTCGCGTTGCCGGGAGAGGGCAATGGTGTTGGTCGCTATGGCGAGGCCTGTGCGCAGCTCATGGCTGACATCGCGCGTAAACTCGGCTTCCCGCTGTTGGGCCTGTTGCAGCTGGTTGAGGCTGCGCTCTAGCGTTCGCGCCAGGAAGCCGATCTCGTCCTGGTTACCGGTGGCGGAAAGTAGGACTGGCTGTCGGTCATTGTGTTGCTGTTCCACTTCCCGGGCGAGGCCCAGTAGTGGGCGGATGGTGCGGGTGGCCAGTCGGTGTGCTAGCCACAGGGCCAGAGCAGTGGTGGTGAGCAGTACCGCCAGTAACAACCATACGAGACGGCCGGACTGGCGCGATACCGTTAACAGGTTGCCCACGTCCGCAGCGAGTACCGGCCAACCGTCGAGTTCCAGCCGCCGCAGGTGGTAATGCTGTTCCCCGCTAACAAACAGCTCGGCGCTTTTCCGGCCGTCTGCCAGGGCAACCTGGAAGTTGTCTGGAGCATCGTCGGTCGAGGCGTACAGGGAAAAATTGGGCAGTCGTGGTGCCGGCAGGGTGCCGCGGGTATGGAATTGTTGCTCGATATACCGGGCTTCGTCCGATATCAGGTTGTCGAGCAGCTGGTCCTCGATGACGTAAGCCGCCAGGATCCCGATACCGGTATAAACCAGGCAGAGCGCCAGGGTTAAGCTGCCGAAGACCGTGAACACCCGTCGTTGCAGGCTCCGCTGCGGTTGTTCAGTCTTCACCGGGCTGCTCCAGCCGGTAGCCGATGTTGCTGATGGTGCGCAGCATGGGATCCGGGAATGGCCGGTCCAACTGGCGCCGCAAGCTGTAAATATGGGATTTCAATGCGTCGCTGTCCGGCGGGTTGTCACCCCAGATGCGATGGCTGAGTTCCGCGCGGCTCAGTGGGTCGGGATAGGCGCAGGCCAGTTCCCAGAGGATGCTGGATGTAATGGCGGTGAGCCTGAGAGGCTGGCCATCGCGTTCCGCCTCGCGCCCGCGCCCGCGGACCTGCAGTGTGCCGATGCGGATCTCGTCCTTGCG from Microbulbifer aggregans includes these protein-coding regions:
- a CDS encoding HAMP domain-containing sensor histidine kinase — translated: MKTEQPQRSLQRRVFTVFGSLTLALCLVYTGIGILAAYVIEDQLLDNLISDEARYIEQQFHTRGTLPAPRLPNFSLYASTDDAPDNFQVALADGRKSAELFVSGEQHYHLRRLELDGWPVLAADVGNLLTVSRQSGRLVWLLLAVLLTTTALALWLAHRLATRTIRPLLGLAREVEQQHNDRQPVLLSATGNQDEIGFLARTLERSLNQLQQAQQREAEFTRDVSHELRTGLAIATNTIALSRQRELQDSEKKELWSTLTAMERTVTTLLALARAESIERSAFDLRPLLEERLLARREIAAGENFQLDLALPEKLPVNGNPRLTGLLLDILLDNAIRHAAGPALKIHTSGSGLSFINPARENTDTENLFHAGTRRPGSDGLGQGLYLASRILNAQGWGYGANCEEQLFSISIYPA